In the genome of Pseudomonas sp. P5_109, one region contains:
- a CDS encoding NAD(P)(+) transhydrogenase (Re/Si-specific) subunit beta, which produces MSMNLVTSLYLIASVCFIQALKGLSHPTTSRRGNLFGMLGMGLAILTTVGLIYKLGAELAHDGIVYVIVGLLIGGTAGSIMAKRVEMTKMPELVAFMHSMIGLAAVFIAIAAVVEPQSLGIVAQLGDAIPAGNRLELFLGAAIGAITFSGSVIAFGKLSGKYKFRLFQGAPVQFTGQHKLNLLLGVATLALGITFMLTGDLNAFALMLALAFIMGVLIIIPIGGADMPVVVSMLNSYSGWAAAGIGFSLNNSMLIIAGSLVGSSGAILSYIMCKAMNRSFFNVLLGGFGNTADAGPAGAKEARPVKSGSADDATFLLTNADTVIIVPGYGLAVARAQHALKELTEKLTHRGVTVKYAIHPVAGRMPGHMNVLLAEAEVPYDQVFEMEDINSEFGQADVVLVLGANDVVNPAAKNDPKSPIAGMPILEAFKAKTIIVNKRSMASGYAGLDNELFYLDKTMMVFGDAKKVIEDMVKAVD; this is translated from the coding sequence ATGAGCATGAACCTGGTTACTTCCCTGTATTTGATCGCCTCGGTCTGCTTCATCCAGGCGCTAAAGGGCCTTTCGCACCCCACCACGTCGCGTCGCGGCAACCTGTTCGGCATGCTCGGCATGGGCCTGGCGATTCTCACCACGGTCGGCCTGATCTACAAGTTGGGTGCCGAACTTGCCCACGACGGTATCGTCTACGTGATCGTCGGCCTGCTGATCGGCGGCACCGCCGGTTCGATCATGGCCAAACGCGTTGAAATGACCAAGATGCCCGAACTGGTCGCCTTCATGCACAGCATGATCGGCCTGGCCGCGGTGTTCATCGCCATCGCGGCGGTCGTCGAGCCGCAGTCGCTGGGTATCGTTGCGCAACTGGGTGATGCGATCCCGGCCGGTAACCGCCTGGAACTGTTCCTCGGTGCCGCCATTGGTGCGATCACCTTCTCCGGTTCGGTCATCGCCTTCGGCAAGCTGTCGGGCAAGTACAAGTTCCGCCTGTTCCAGGGCGCACCGGTACAGTTCACCGGCCAACACAAACTGAACCTGTTGCTGGGCGTGGCCACACTGGCGCTGGGCATCACCTTCATGCTGACCGGCGACCTCAACGCCTTCGCCTTGATGCTGGCCCTGGCCTTCATCATGGGTGTGCTGATCATCATCCCGATCGGTGGCGCGGACATGCCAGTGGTCGTGTCGATGCTCAACAGCTACTCCGGCTGGGCCGCAGCGGGTATCGGCTTCTCGCTGAACAACTCGATGCTGATCATCGCCGGTTCGCTGGTAGGCTCAAGCGGTGCGATCCTCTCGTACATCATGTGCAAGGCGATGAACCGCTCCTTCTTTAATGTACTGCTCGGCGGTTTCGGCAATACAGCCGACGCAGGCCCTGCAGGCGCCAAGGAAGCCCGCCCGGTGAAATCCGGTTCGGCTGACGATGCGACCTTCCTGCTGACCAACGCCGACACCGTGATCATCGTTCCGGGCTATGGCCTGGCGGTCGCACGGGCGCAGCATGCGCTGAAGGAACTGACCGAGAAGCTGACCCATCGCGGCGTCACCGTGAAGTACGCGATCCACCCGGTGGCCGGTCGTATGCCGGGCCATATGAACGTATTGCTGGCCGAGGCCGAAGTGCCTTACGACCAGGTGTTCGAGATGGAAGACATCAACTCCGAGTTCGGCCAGGCCGACGTGGTGCTGGTGTTGGGTGCCAACGACGTGGTCAACCCGGCCGCGAAGAACGATCCGAAATCGCCGATTGCCGGCATGCCGATCCTCGAAGCGTTCAAGGCCAAGACCATCATCGTCAACAAGCGCTCGATGGCCAGCGGCTATGCCGGGCTGGACAACGAACTGTTCTACCTGGACAAAACCATGATGGTGTTCGGTGACGCTAAAAAGGTCATCGAGGACATGGTCAAAGCCGTCGACTAA
- a CDS encoding NAD(P) transhydrogenase subunit alpha: MEDMLISHGIYNLIIFVLAIYVGYHVVWNVTPALHTPLMAVTNAISAIVIVGAMLAAALTVTPLGKTMGTLAVALAAVNVFGGFLVTRRMLEMFKKKAAKAPAAKAEAVKAEVQQA; this comes from the coding sequence ATGGAAGACATGCTGATCTCTCACGGTATCTACAACCTGATCATCTTCGTGCTGGCCATCTATGTTGGCTACCACGTGGTCTGGAACGTGACACCTGCACTGCACACGCCACTGATGGCGGTGACCAACGCCATTTCCGCCATTGTGATCGTCGGCGCCATGCTCGCCGCCGCCCTCACCGTGACCCCGTTGGGCAAGACCATGGGCACCCTGGCCGTGGCCCTGGCCGCCGTCAACGTGTTTGGTGGCTTCCTGGTGACCCGGCGCATGCTGGAAATGTTCAAGAAGAAAGCTGCCAAGGCTCCGGCTGCCAAGGCCGAAGCAGTCAAGGCTGAGGTGCAGCAAGCATGA
- a CDS encoding Re/Si-specific NAD(P)(+) transhydrogenase subunit alpha: MHIGVPLETQTGETRVAATPETIKKLIGQGHKVTVQSGAGINASVVDSAYEAAGATIGSANDAFGAELVLKVVAPSDSELALIKSGTVVVGMLNPFSNETIAKMAECGITAFALEAAPRTSRAQSLDVLSSQANIAGYKAVLLAAHYYPRFMPMLMTAAGTVKAARVLILGAGVAGLQAIATAKRLGAVIEASDVRPAVKEQIESLGAKFVDVPYETDEERECAVGVGGYARPMPASWMQRQALAVHERAKQADIVITTALIPGRKAPTLLSAETVAQMKPGSVVIDLAAAQGGNCPLTVADQVVVENGVTIVGPTNLAGAVAADASALYARNLLDFMKLLFDKEGQLVINLEDDIVAACLMCRDGQIVRKNG, from the coding sequence GTGCACATTGGTGTTCCTCTCGAAACCCAGACCGGTGAAACACGGGTTGCTGCAACCCCGGAAACCATCAAGAAGCTGATCGGCCAGGGCCATAAGGTCACTGTACAAAGCGGCGCCGGCATTAATGCCAGCGTTGTCGACAGTGCCTATGAAGCGGCAGGCGCAACCATTGGCAGCGCCAATGACGCGTTTGGCGCAGAGCTGGTTTTGAAGGTGGTCGCCCCCAGCGACAGCGAGCTGGCGCTGATTAAAAGCGGCACCGTTGTGGTGGGGATGCTCAACCCGTTCAGCAATGAAACCATCGCCAAAATGGCCGAGTGCGGCATTACCGCCTTCGCCCTGGAAGCCGCCCCCCGCACTTCCCGTGCGCAGAGCCTGGACGTGCTGTCGTCGCAAGCCAACATCGCCGGCTATAAAGCCGTGTTGCTGGCCGCGCACTACTACCCGCGCTTCATGCCGATGCTGATGACCGCTGCCGGTACCGTAAAGGCCGCTCGCGTGCTGATTCTCGGCGCTGGCGTGGCCGGTTTGCAGGCCATCGCTACGGCGAAACGCCTGGGTGCGGTGATCGAAGCGTCTGACGTGCGTCCTGCGGTAAAAGAGCAGATCGAATCCCTCGGCGCCAAGTTTGTCGACGTGCCTTACGAGACAGATGAAGAGCGTGAATGCGCCGTCGGTGTCGGCGGTTACGCCCGCCCGATGCCGGCCAGTTGGATGCAGCGTCAGGCCCTGGCCGTGCACGAGCGCGCCAAACAGGCTGACATCGTCATCACCACCGCGCTGATTCCCGGCCGCAAGGCACCGACGCTGCTCAGCGCGGAAACCGTGGCCCAGATGAAGCCGGGCTCGGTGGTCATCGACCTCGCGGCCGCCCAGGGCGGCAACTGCCCGCTGACCGTGGCCGATCAGGTGGTCGTCGAAAATGGCGTTACCATCGTTGGCCCGACCAACCTGGCCGGCGCCGTGGCGGCTGACGCTTCGGCGCTGTATGCCCGCAACCTGCTGGACTTCATGAAACTGTTGTTCGATAAAGAAGGACAACTGGTGATCAACCTTGAAGACGACATCGTCGCCGCGTGCCTGATGTGCCGCGACGGCCAGATCGTGCGCAAGAACGGCTGA
- a CDS encoding LysR family transcriptional regulator, with the protein MRRKIPSTTALISFEAAARHESFTKAAQELSLTQGAICRQIASLEEFLGIELFRRSRRGVKLTEAGLSYSRRVATQLDAVERDTLSVMGQQGANVIELAVVPTFGTQWLLPRLKDFQQKHPEVTVNLTNRTRPFLFADTDFDAAIYFGDADWSGTESHRLMGENPMPVCSPNLLGNKTSLTPGEIADLPLLQQTTRPYAWRQWFDSQHLNVPRDMTGPRYELFSMLAQAAMHDMGIALIPPFLIQRELKEKRLVIANPQALSSIKAYYLMIPERKVESASLRAFRDWLVNQAHSYSLEG; encoded by the coding sequence ATGCGCAGGAAGATACCCAGTACCACCGCCCTGATCAGCTTCGAGGCAGCGGCGCGCCACGAGAGCTTTACCAAGGCCGCCCAGGAACTGTCGCTGACCCAAGGGGCGATATGCCGACAGATCGCCAGCCTTGAAGAGTTCCTCGGCATAGAACTGTTCCGACGCTCGCGGCGCGGAGTGAAGCTGACGGAGGCCGGGCTTTCCTACAGCCGTCGGGTCGCCACTCAGCTCGACGCGGTCGAGCGAGACACCTTGTCGGTCATGGGCCAGCAGGGCGCCAACGTGATCGAGTTGGCCGTAGTTCCGACCTTCGGCACCCAATGGCTGCTGCCGCGACTCAAGGACTTCCAGCAAAAGCATCCGGAAGTGACGGTCAACCTGACCAACCGCACGCGCCCGTTCCTGTTCGCCGACACTGATTTTGATGCCGCCATCTACTTCGGTGATGCGGATTGGTCGGGCACAGAGTCCCACAGGCTGATGGGTGAAAATCCGATGCCCGTTTGCAGCCCCAACCTGCTCGGAAACAAGACCAGTCTGACGCCCGGTGAAATCGCCGATTTACCTCTCCTGCAACAAACCACTCGCCCTTATGCCTGGCGCCAATGGTTCGACTCCCAACACCTGAACGTACCCAGAGACATGACAGGCCCACGCTACGAGCTATTCTCAATGCTCGCCCAAGCAGCCATGCACGACATGGGCATTGCCCTGATACCGCCGTTCCTGATTCAAAGGGAGCTCAAAGAAAAACGTCTGGTGATCGCCAACCCGCAAGCACTGTCCAGCATCAAGGCTTATTACCTGATGATTCCCGAGCGAAAGGTTGAATCCGCGTCTTTAAGGGCATTTCGTGACTGGCTGGTAAATCAGGCGCACAGCTACAGCCTAGAGGGATAA
- a CDS encoding acyl-CoA dehydrogenase: MGGKASFNWIDPLLLDQQLTEEERMIRDTAAQFAQQSLAPRILEAFRHEKTDPAIFREMGEVGLLGATIPEQYGGSGLNYVSYGLIAREVERIDSGYRSMMSVQSSLVMVPINEFGTEAQKQKYLPKLASGEWIGCFGLTEPNHGSDPGAMISRARKVEGGYSLTGSKMWITNSPIADVFVVWAKDDAGDIRGFVLEKGWKGLSAPAIHGKVGLRASITGEVVMDNVFVPEENIFPDVRGLKGPFTCLNSARYGISWGALGAAEFCWHTARQYTLDRQQFGRPLAATQLIQKKLADMQTEITMALQGCLRLGRMKDEGTAAVEITSMMKRNSCGKSLDIARMARDMLGGNGISDEFGVARHLVNLEVVNTYEGTHDVHALILGRAQTGIQAFY, encoded by the coding sequence ATGGGCGGTAAAGCTAGCTTCAACTGGATCGATCCCCTGCTGCTGGATCAACAGCTCACTGAAGAAGAGCGCATGATTCGCGACACGGCTGCGCAGTTCGCTCAGCAGAGCCTTGCGCCGCGCATTCTTGAAGCTTTCCGCCATGAGAAGACCGATCCGGCGATCTTCCGCGAAATGGGCGAAGTGGGTCTGTTGGGTGCAACCATCCCCGAGCAGTACGGTGGCAGTGGCCTGAACTACGTCAGCTACGGCCTGATTGCCCGTGAAGTCGAACGTATCGACTCCGGCTATCGCTCGATGATGAGCGTGCAGTCCTCGCTGGTAATGGTGCCAATCAATGAATTCGGCACCGAAGCGCAGAAGCAGAAGTACCTGCCGAAACTGGCCTCGGGCGAGTGGATCGGTTGCTTCGGTCTGACCGAGCCTAACCACGGTTCCGACCCGGGCGCGATGATCAGTCGTGCGCGCAAAGTCGAAGGCGGCTACAGCCTCACTGGCAGCAAGATGTGGATCACCAACAGCCCCATCGCCGATGTGTTCGTGGTCTGGGCCAAGGACGATGCCGGCGACATCCGCGGCTTCGTTCTGGAGAAAGGCTGGAAAGGCCTGAGCGCTCCGGCGATTCACGGCAAGGTTGGCCTGCGGGCATCGATCACCGGTGAAGTCGTCATGGACAACGTGTTCGTGCCGGAAGAGAACATCTTCCCGGATGTGCGCGGCCTCAAAGGTCCTTTCACTTGCCTCAACTCGGCGCGTTACGGCATCTCCTGGGGGGCGCTGGGTGCAGCCGAGTTCTGCTGGCACACCGCTCGCCAGTACACCCTGGATCGTCAACAGTTCGGTCGTCCATTGGCCGCCACTCAGTTGATCCAGAAGAAGCTGGCCGACATGCAGACCGAAATTACCATGGCGCTGCAAGGTTGCCTGCGTCTGGGTCGTATGAAGGATGAAGGTACTGCGGCGGTCGAAATCACTTCGATGATGAAGCGCAACTCGTGCGGCAAGTCCCTGGACATCGCGCGCATGGCTCGCGATATGTTGGGCGGCAACGGCATCTCCGATGAGTTCGGTGTCGCTCGCCACCTGGTGAACCTCGAAGTGGTGAATACCTATGAAGGTACACACGACGTCCACGCACTGATCCTCGGTCGCGCGCAAACCGGCATCCAGGCGTTCTATTAA
- a CDS encoding CaiB/BaiF CoA transferase family protein has translation MGALSHLRVLDLSRVLAGPWAGQILADLGAEVIKVERPGNGDDTRAWGPPFLKDAYGENTSEAAYYLSANRNKQSVTIDFTRPEGQKLVRELAAKSDILIENFKVGGLAAYGLDYESLKAINPDLIYCSITGFGQTGPYAKRAGYDFMIQGLGGLMSLTGRPEGEEGAGPVKVGVALTDILTGLYSTVAILAALAHREHDGGGQHIDMALLDVQVACLANQAMNYLTTGNAPKRLGNAHPNIVPYQDFPTADGDFILTVGNDGQFRKFAEVAGQPHWADDPRFATNKLRVANRAVLIPLIRQATVFKTTAEWVAQLEQAGVPCGPINDVAQMFADPQVKARGLAIELPHALAGMVPQVASPIRLSETPVEYRFAPPLLGEHTLEVLQRVLGLDAGMVSAFKASGVL, from the coding sequence ATGGGCGCGCTTTCGCATCTGCGGGTACTGGATTTATCGCGGGTACTGGCCGGGCCTTGGGCCGGGCAGATCCTGGCCGATCTTGGGGCCGAAGTGATCAAGGTCGAGCGCCCCGGTAACGGCGATGACACGCGCGCCTGGGGGCCGCCGTTCCTTAAAGACGCTTATGGCGAGAACACCAGCGAGGCCGCCTACTACTTGTCGGCCAATCGCAACAAGCAGTCAGTCACCATCGACTTCACTCGCCCTGAGGGGCAGAAGCTGGTGCGTGAGCTGGCGGCCAAGTCGGACATCCTGATCGAGAACTTCAAGGTCGGCGGTCTGGCGGCTTATGGCCTGGACTACGAATCGTTGAAGGCGATCAATCCGGATCTGATCTATTGCTCGATCACCGGGTTCGGCCAGACCGGTCCATACGCCAAGCGTGCGGGTTATGACTTCATGATCCAGGGGCTGGGCGGCCTCATGAGCCTGACTGGGCGACCTGAAGGCGAAGAAGGCGCGGGGCCGGTGAAGGTTGGCGTGGCGCTGACGGACATCCTGACCGGGCTGTATTCGACGGTCGCGATCCTGGCTGCGCTTGCGCATCGGGAGCACGACGGCGGTGGTCAGCATATCGACATGGCTCTGCTGGATGTGCAGGTGGCTTGCCTGGCCAACCAGGCGATGAACTACCTGACGACAGGCAATGCGCCTAAACGCCTGGGTAATGCTCATCCGAACATCGTGCCCTATCAGGATTTTCCTACGGCGGATGGTGATTTCATCCTTACCGTCGGGAACGATGGGCAGTTCCGCAAGTTCGCGGAAGTGGCCGGGCAGCCGCACTGGGCGGACGATCCGCGTTTTGCCACCAACAAGCTGCGGGTGGCAAACAGGGCTGTACTGATTCCGCTGATCCGCCAGGCTACGGTGTTCAAGACCACTGCTGAATGGGTGGCGCAGCTGGAGCAGGCTGGCGTGCCTTGCGGGCCTATCAATGACGTGGCGCAGATGTTTGCCGATCCTCAGGTGAAGGCGCGCGGCTTGGCTATCGAGCTGCCACATGCGCTGGCTGGCATGGTGCCTCAGGTGGCGAGCCCGATTCGCCTGTCGGAGACGCCGGTGGAGTACCGTTTTGCACCTCCTCTGCTGGGTGAGCACACGCTGGAGGTTTTGCAGCGGGTGTTGGGCCTGGATGCCGGGATGGTGTCCGCATTCAAGGCTTCGGGCGTTCTCTGA
- a CDS encoding GntR family transcriptional regulator produces the protein MTQKPNPLSSIKVNGPIPAHLARSVIEETLRSAILDGRIPCGAALRQQDLADLFGVSRMPVREALRQLEAQSLLNVIAHKGAVVAPLVQGDAVETYALRILLESEALRLSVPLLQDEDLEQAAHYIDELETQSDYSEIGRLNRLFHMALYSRAPNRRLLRLVEDGLNEEERFLRFNLEAMGLGKLSQDDHKALLRAAEDRDVERSVKLLEHHLNRAVEVITRYLNNPEVQTKNTAT, from the coding sequence GTGACACAAAAGCCCAACCCTCTCAGCAGTATCAAGGTCAACGGGCCAATTCCCGCACATCTGGCTCGCTCGGTGATCGAAGAAACCCTGCGCTCGGCGATACTTGACGGGCGAATTCCCTGCGGTGCAGCCCTACGCCAACAAGACCTCGCCGACCTGTTCGGCGTCAGCCGCATGCCCGTACGCGAAGCCTTGCGCCAGCTCGAAGCACAATCGCTGCTCAACGTGATTGCTCATAAGGGAGCTGTGGTCGCGCCGCTGGTCCAGGGCGACGCCGTGGAAACCTATGCGCTGCGCATCCTGCTGGAATCCGAAGCCTTGCGTCTCTCCGTGCCACTTCTCCAGGATGAGGATCTCGAACAGGCCGCTCATTACATCGACGAACTCGAAACGCAAAGTGACTACAGCGAAATCGGCCGGCTCAACCGTCTGTTCCACATGGCGCTTTATAGCCGGGCGCCCAACCGTCGGCTGTTGAGACTGGTCGAAGACGGGCTGAACGAGGAAGAACGCTTCCTGCGTTTCAACCTGGAAGCCATGGGCCTGGGCAAACTGTCCCAGGACGACCACAAGGCACTGTTACGGGCCGCCGAAGACCGGGACGTCGAACGCTCCGTAAAGCTGCTAGAACATCACCTGAACCGCGCGGTCGAGGTCATTACGCGCTACCTCAACAACCCTGAAGTCCAGACCAAAAACACGGCAACGTGA
- the lapG gene encoding cysteine protease LapG, translating to MAACLTIPRILRWLCSALLLAGVMLGSLSADWDFSLISRRAQALYGPLGEGQQRINDWQYLLASQKQLGELEQLNVVNRFFNKQLRYVEDIDLWHEVDYWETPIEALWKGAGDCEDYAIAKYFSLRHLGVSSEKLRITYVKALTQNRAHMVLTYYSSPEAEPLVLDSLIEAIKPASQRKDLLPVYSFNAEGLWLPGAKGNKKVGDTKRLSRWQDVLKKMQAEGFPVETTN from the coding sequence TTGGCGGCATGTTTAACGATCCCCCGGATTTTACGCTGGCTGTGCAGCGCATTGCTGCTGGCTGGCGTGATGCTGGGCAGCTTGAGTGCCGATTGGGACTTTTCCCTGATCAGCCGGCGGGCGCAGGCATTGTACGGGCCTTTGGGAGAAGGTCAGCAGCGCATTAATGATTGGCAATACTTGCTGGCCAGCCAGAAGCAGCTCGGCGAGCTGGAACAGCTCAACGTGGTCAATCGCTTCTTCAACAAACAGCTGCGATACGTTGAAGACATCGATCTGTGGCATGAAGTCGATTATTGGGAAACCCCGATCGAAGCCCTCTGGAAAGGCGCGGGTGACTGTGAAGACTACGCTATTGCCAAGTACTTCAGCCTGCGTCACCTCGGTGTCTCCAGTGAAAAGCTGCGTATTACCTACGTCAAGGCACTGACCCAGAACCGCGCGCACATGGTGTTGACCTACTACTCGAGTCCGGAAGCCGAGCCCCTGGTGCTCGACAGCCTGATTGAAGCAATCAAGCCGGCCAGCCAACGAAAGGATTTGCTGCCGGTCTACTCTTTCAATGCAGAGGGATTGTGGTTGCCGGGTGCCAAGGGCAACAAAAAGGTCGGCGATACCAAGCGTCTGTCACGTTGGCAGGATGTGTTGAAGAAAATGCAGGCCGAAGGATTCCCGGTCGAGACGACTAACTAG
- the lapD gene encoding cyclic di-GMP receptor LapD, translated as MSLFKQLLIAICLFLVVAFTGSFMVSLESSRTQYVNQLRSHAQDAATALALSLTPNLDDPAMVELLVSSIFDSGYYASIRVVDLKTDQTLVERTGIPAVNNVPDWFVKLIGLEPAGGDAIVSRGWEQAARVEVVSHPMFALAKLWQSALGSLGWLLLCGAVSAVLGALLLRQQLRPLDYMVQQSHAIARREFLSLPQLPRTPELRRVVQAMNQMVEKLKALFQEQAERSEKLRVESYQDSLTGLANRRYFEMQLNARVSNPEQASSGYLLLLRVKDLAGLNQRLGGQRTDEVLKAVGEQLSRECAKYPETQNLVTRIRGGEFAVLAPGLVREEALQLAQNLDSALASLHATGATDVAAVASIGLAPFAHGDSPQTVLSLGDQALAQAESQGEQNWACIEHSLAASVGDDHHAWHLMLDQALTQQRFELYFQPVVAAQDTQLVLHYKVLSRLLDEHGQTIPAGRFLPWLERFGWTARLDRLMLERVLEQMSGHEESLALNLSSATLGDPQAQNKIFEILRAHSNLGPRLTLEIGEEQLPDQAVLEQLTRRLRELGFSLSLQRFGGRFSMIGNLARLGLAYLKIDGSYIRSIDLESDKRLFIEAIQRAAHSIDLPLIAERVETEGELAVIREMGLYGVQGQLFGEPKPWK; from the coding sequence ATGTCCTTGTTCAAACAACTGTTGATCGCTATCTGTCTGTTCCTGGTGGTCGCCTTCACCGGCAGCTTCATGGTCAGTCTGGAGAGCTCGCGCACTCAGTACGTCAACCAGTTGCGCTCTCATGCCCAGGACGCCGCGACGGCGCTGGCGCTTTCCCTGACCCCGAATCTCGACGACCCGGCGATGGTCGAGTTGCTGGTCAGCTCGATCTTCGACAGCGGTTACTACGCGAGCATACGCGTGGTTGATTTGAAGACCGACCAGACCCTGGTTGAGCGCACGGGCATTCCGGCGGTCAACAACGTTCCGGACTGGTTCGTCAAACTGATTGGCCTGGAGCCCGCCGGTGGTGATGCGATCGTCAGCCGGGGCTGGGAGCAGGCTGCCCGGGTCGAGGTGGTCAGCCACCCGATGTTTGCGCTGGCCAAGTTGTGGCAAAGCGCTTTGGGCAGTCTGGGCTGGTTGCTGCTATGCGGCGCAGTCAGCGCGGTACTCGGCGCGCTGTTACTGCGTCAGCAACTGAGACCGCTGGATTACATGGTTCAACAATCTCACGCTATTGCCCGGCGGGAATTCCTCAGCCTGCCGCAACTGCCGCGCACTCCCGAGCTTCGTCGGGTCGTACAGGCCATGAACCAGATGGTCGAGAAGCTCAAGGCGTTGTTCCAGGAGCAGGCCGAGCGCAGTGAAAAACTGCGGGTCGAGTCCTATCAGGACTCGTTGACCGGGTTGGCCAACCGGCGTTATTTCGAGATGCAGCTGAATGCGCGGGTCAGCAACCCGGAACAGGCCAGTTCCGGTTACCTGCTGCTGTTGCGGGTCAAGGATCTGGCCGGGCTCAACCAGCGTCTCGGTGGCCAGCGCACCGATGAAGTGCTCAAGGCCGTCGGTGAGCAACTGTCTCGCGAGTGCGCCAAATACCCGGAAACCCAGAACCTGGTGACCCGTATCCGCGGTGGCGAATTTGCCGTGCTGGCCCCGGGACTGGTGCGCGAAGAAGCTTTGCAACTGGCACAGAACCTCGACAGTGCCTTGGCCAGTCTTCACGCTACCGGCGCCACCGATGTGGCTGCCGTGGCTTCTATCGGTCTGGCCCCCTTTGCTCACGGCGACTCACCGCAAACCGTGCTCAGCCTCGGCGATCAGGCGCTGGCGCAGGCCGAAAGCCAGGGCGAGCAGAACTGGGCCTGTATCGAGCACAGCCTCGCGGCCAGTGTCGGCGACGATCACCACGCTTGGCATCTCATGCTCGACCAGGCGCTGACTCAGCAACGTTTCGAGCTGTATTTCCAACCGGTCGTGGCCGCTCAAGACACGCAACTGGTGCTGCATTACAAAGTGCTGTCACGCCTGCTCGACGAACACGGCCAGACTATCCCCGCCGGGCGCTTTCTGCCTTGGCTGGAGCGCTTCGGCTGGACTGCGCGCCTGGATCGGCTGATGCTCGAGCGGGTGTTGGAGCAAATGAGCGGGCATGAAGAGTCGCTGGCGCTGAATCTTTCGTCGGCGACCCTGGGCGACCCGCAGGCGCAAAACAAAATCTTCGAGATACTGCGTGCGCACTCCAACCTCGGTCCGCGTCTGACCCTGGAGATTGGCGAAGAGCAACTGCCTGACCAGGCAGTACTGGAACAACTGACCCGGCGCCTGCGCGAACTCGGCTTCTCCCTGAGCCTGCAACGTTTTGGCGGACGCTTCAGCATGATCGGCAACCTGGCACGGCTGGGGCTGGCGTACCTGAAGATCGACGGCAGCTACATTCGCTCGATCGATCTGGAAAGTGACAAACGCCTGTTCATCGAGGCGATCCAGCGAGCGGCGCACAGCATTGATTTGCCGCTGATTGCCGAGCGGGTCGAGACGGAGGGTGAGTTGGCGGTGATTCGCGAGATGGGGTTATACGGTGTGCAGGGCCAGCTGTTCGGCGAACCCAAGCCCTGGAAATGA
- a CDS encoding tryptophan synthase subunit beta — translation MFYVQRDAQGLLVRVEPAAYAEATETLPADHHEIQAWFANAAVENSLKQLKQSDFEMIRVLDDLIQVLTQKGVIRVTDLPPAAQAKLMDRTQAREALGGLSQLIDENESGLI, via the coding sequence ATGTTTTACGTGCAACGCGATGCGCAGGGCCTGTTGGTACGCGTGGAACCCGCCGCCTATGCCGAGGCCACGGAAACGCTGCCGGCCGACCATCACGAGATCCAGGCCTGGTTTGCCAATGCAGCGGTGGAGAACAGCCTCAAACAGCTCAAGCAGAGCGACTTTGAAATGATTCGGGTACTCGATGACCTGATTCAAGTGCTGACCCAGAAAGGCGTGATCCGCGTCACCGACCTGCCACCGGCGGCCCAGGCCAAACTGATGGACCGGACCCAGGCGCGTGAGGCGTTGGGTGGGTTGAGTCAGTTGATCGATGAGAATGAAAGCGGATTGATCTGA